The following proteins are encoded in a genomic region of Pikeienuella piscinae:
- a CDS encoding ABC transporter substrate-binding protein — MIRRPISRRAALMGMGAVGLSFTLPKQGFAASGKVNFYNWDTYIGETTLDDFTAATGIEVQYDLFADNDELFAKLKNGNPGYDLIVPTNDYVERMIVADMLVPLDHALIPNIANIGEGFRDPAFDPGRKYSMPYMWGSIGIGYRKSAVDSPPDSWADLYTSDKYAGRLSMLADGQHVFGMALKLMGESLNDWSPENLKAAEEMVIAQKDRITAFAPDNGQDLLLAGEVDLAMEWNGDILQVMDEDDDIGYVIPKEGGMIWEDTLCIPTGGPNPEGAHALINFLLDAEVGKDIAEFIYFATPNAAARALTEESYRDNPAIFPPEDAVANSETAVYPGQDAVQRIDEAWTRVKAAG; from the coding sequence ATGATTCGCAGACCGATCAGCCGCCGTGCTGCGCTCATGGGCATGGGCGCCGTTGGGCTCAGCTTCACCCTGCCGAAACAGGGCTTCGCGGCCTCCGGCAAGGTCAACTTCTACAACTGGGACACCTATATCGGTGAGACCACGCTTGACGATTTCACGGCCGCCACCGGCATTGAGGTGCAATATGACCTCTTCGCCGACAATGACGAGCTGTTCGCCAAGCTGAAGAACGGCAATCCCGGTTACGACCTGATCGTGCCGACCAATGATTACGTCGAGCGGATGATCGTCGCGGACATGCTGGTTCCGCTCGACCATGCGCTGATCCCGAATATCGCGAATATCGGCGAGGGATTCCGCGACCCCGCCTTCGATCCGGGCCGGAAATATTCGATGCCTTACATGTGGGGTTCGATCGGCATCGGTTACCGGAAATCGGCGGTCGACAGCCCGCCGGACAGCTGGGCCGATCTCTACACCTCGGACAAATACGCCGGCCGGCTCTCGATGCTCGCTGACGGGCAGCATGTGTTCGGCATGGCGCTGAAGCTGATGGGCGAGTCGCTCAACGACTGGTCGCCGGAAAACCTCAAGGCGGCGGAAGAGATGGTGATCGCGCAGAAGGACAGGATCACCGCCTTCGCGCCGGATAACGGCCAGGACCTGCTGCTCGCCGGCGAGGTCGATCTCGCGATGGAATGGAACGGCGACATTCTTCAGGTGATGGATGAGGACGACGACATCGGCTACGTGATCCCGAAGGAGGGCGGCATGATCTGGGAGGATACGCTCTGCATTCCGACCGGCGGGCCGAACCCGGAGGGCGCGCATGCGCTGATCAATTTCCTGCTCGACGCCGAGGTGGGAAAGGATATCGCGGAGTTCATCTATTTCGCCACGCCGAACGCCGCCGCGCGGGCGCTGACCGAAGAATCCTATCGCGACAATCCGGCGATCTTCCCGCCGGAGGACGCCGTCGCGAACTCGGAAACCGCTGTCTATCCCGGTCAGGACGCGGTGCAGCGGATCGACGAGGCCTGGACTCGGGTCAAGGCCGCAGGCTGA
- a CDS encoding ABC transporter permease: MESWRRTLPAFAAFAGPTTLWLLVFFLVPLGIIWVYSFGENISLTEIRTTWTLSNYERIFEPEIVTLFWRTLRLAGAATIICLIVGYPVALVIATAEQKWKPWLLLIIMLPFWTNLLIRTYALLNILGARGRVNGVLEWFWTQGDALAGLLGMAGLFGERFTPVAFLGTESGVVIGLVYVHLPFAILPLYSALERLDRSYLEASMDLGAGQVRTFFLILVPLTSAGLITAAIITFIPALGSFLTPDLLGRGQVDMIANVIERQFKKANDWPFGSALSLFLLYVTFIILAIRALIDMQAAKGRRA, from the coding sequence ATGGAAAGCTGGCGCCGCACCCTGCCTGCGTTTGCGGCCTTCGCCGGTCCGACGACGCTCTGGCTGCTGGTCTTCTTCCTCGTCCCGCTCGGCATCATCTGGGTCTACTCCTTCGGCGAGAACATCTCGCTGACGGAGATCCGCACGACCTGGACGCTTTCCAACTATGAAAGGATCTTCGAACCGGAGATCGTGACGCTCTTCTGGCGCACGCTCCGGCTCGCCGGGGCGGCCACGATCATCTGCCTGATCGTCGGCTATCCGGTGGCGTTGGTGATCGCGACGGCGGAGCAGAAATGGAAGCCGTGGCTGCTGCTGATCATCATGCTGCCGTTCTGGACCAATCTTCTGATCCGGACCTATGCGCTCCTGAACATTCTGGGCGCGCGCGGCCGCGTGAACGGGGTTCTGGAATGGTTCTGGACCCAGGGCGACGCGCTCGCCGGCCTGCTGGGCATGGCGGGGCTCTTCGGCGAGCGGTTCACGCCCGTGGCCTTTCTCGGCACCGAATCCGGCGTGGTCATCGGACTGGTCTATGTCCACCTGCCATTCGCGATCCTGCCGCTCTATTCCGCGCTGGAGCGGCTCGACCGGTCCTATCTCGAAGCGTCGATGGATCTGGGCGCCGGGCAGGTCAGGACGTTCTTCCTGATCCTCGTGCCGCTGACCTCCGCCGGGCTGATCACCGCCGCGATCATCACCTTCATTCCGGCGCTCGGCTCCTTCCTCACGCCCGATCTACTCGGGCGCGGGCAGGTGGACATGATCGCGAACGTGATCGAGCGGCAGTTCAAGAAGGCGAACGACTGGCCCTTCGGTTCGGCGCTGTCGCTCTTCCTGCTCTACGTCACCTTCATCATTCTCGCGATCCGGGCGCTCATCGACATGCAGGCCGCGAAAGGGAGGCGGGCGTGA
- a CDS encoding ABC transporter permease translates to MSAGPFQYARKTSMRVMFALTFVFLYTPIIVLVIFSFNNSRRGGNVIWRGFTTDYYAKAFANESLVEAFVNSIAIAVISTIFAVALGAMTAVLLWRWRFPLKPVYEGLVALPIVIPEICMGVSLAVFFSASGLTVPPEAPWPLNLGNIIAAHITFSFPFAAMVIRTRLQSFSPEMAEAARDLGASEYQVFRDILIPHMVPGLIAGALLAFTLSLDDFVITFFTSGPNTVTFPVKVYSMVRFSVTPEINAASTVLILMTLCLTFIAIRLQKPTEMTP, encoded by the coding sequence GTGAGCGCGGGGCCGTTCCAATATGCGCGCAAGACCTCGATGCGGGTGATGTTCGCGCTGACATTCGTCTTTCTCTACACGCCGATCATCGTTCTGGTCATCTTCTCGTTCAACAATTCGCGCCGCGGCGGCAATGTCATCTGGCGCGGCTTTACCACGGATTATTACGCCAAGGCATTCGCCAATGAATCGCTCGTCGAGGCCTTCGTCAATTCGATCGCCATCGCGGTCATCTCGACAATCTTCGCGGTGGCGCTCGGGGCGATGACGGCGGTGCTGCTCTGGCGCTGGCGGTTTCCGCTGAAGCCGGTCTATGAGGGGCTGGTGGCGCTGCCGATCGTGATTCCGGAAATCTGCATGGGCGTCAGCCTCGCGGTGTTCTTCTCGGCCTCCGGCCTCACCGTCCCGCCGGAGGCGCCCTGGCCGCTCAATCTCGGCAATATCATCGCGGCGCATATCACCTTCTCCTTTCCTTTCGCGGCGATGGTGATCCGGACGCGCTTGCAGAGCTTCAGCCCGGAGATGGCCGAGGCGGCGCGCGATCTCGGCGCTTCGGAATATCAGGTGTTCCGCGACATCCTGATCCCGCACATGGTTCCGGGGCTGATCGCCGGGGCGCTGCTGGCCTTCACGCTTAGCCTCGACGATTTCGTCATCACCTTCTTCACCTCCGGGCCGAACACCGTGACCTTCCCGGTCAAGGTCTATTCGATGGTCCGCTTCTCGGTGACGCCTGAGATCAACGCCGCCTCGACGGTGCTGATCCTGATGACGCTCTGCCTGACCTTCATCGCGATTCGCCTGCAAAAGCCGACGGAGATGACGCCATGA
- a CDS encoding ABC transporter ATP-binding protein, whose translation MSAPIVSIRAVSKHFGGFVAVDNVELDIAEGEFFALLGPSGCGKTTLLRMVSGFETPSEGQVLIGGADMTHVPPNRRPVNMVFQSYAVFPHMTVAKNVAYGLKVDGVKASEIGPRVKEALALVRLAEFSERKPDQLSGGQRQRVALARALVKKPRVLLLDEPLSALDAKLRDAMRLELVKLQKSIGVSFIMVTHDQDEAMAVADRIAVLHNGRIRQIASPEALYQRPADAFVADFIGKANFFEATAVSRDGAGAMVETAELPPLSFAAAPPGDLRLAIRPEKIRLGPDAAGEVRIEARLGDVAFQGDSSNVELLLPSGRALLAAAHGRSAEEVGAMEEGARIALAWDASDMLVLTKV comes from the coding sequence ATGAGCGCGCCCATCGTCTCGATCCGCGCCGTCTCCAAGCATTTCGGCGGCTTCGTCGCGGTCGACAATGTCGAACTCGACATCGCGGAGGGCGAGTTTTTCGCCCTTCTCGGCCCGTCTGGTTGCGGCAAGACCACGCTCCTGCGCATGGTTTCCGGCTTCGAGACGCCGAGCGAGGGGCAGGTCCTGATCGGCGGCGCCGACATGACGCATGTGCCGCCGAACCGAAGGCCGGTAAACATGGTGTTCCAGTCATACGCGGTGTTCCCGCACATGACGGTCGCGAAAAATGTCGCCTATGGGCTGAAGGTGGACGGGGTGAAAGCGTCCGAGATCGGCCCGCGCGTGAAGGAGGCGCTGGCGCTGGTGCGACTGGCGGAGTTTTCAGAGCGCAAGCCCGATCAGCTTTCGGGCGGGCAGCGCCAAAGGGTGGCTTTGGCCCGGGCTCTGGTGAAGAAGCCGCGGGTTCTGCTGCTCGACGAGCCGCTCTCCGCGCTCGACGCGAAGCTTCGCGACGCGATGCGGCTTGAACTGGTGAAACTGCAGAAATCCATCGGCGTCAGCTTCATCATGGTCACCCACGATCAGGACGAGGCGATGGCCGTCGCCGACCGGATCGCGGTGTTGCATAACGGCCGGATCAGGCAGATCGCGTCGCCGGAGGCGCTCTACCAGCGTCCGGCCGACGCCTTCGTCGCAGATTTCATCGGCAAGGCGAATTTCTTCGAGGCGACCGCGGTCAGCCGCGACGGCGCCGGCGCGATGGTGGAGACGGCGGAACTGCCGCCGCTGAGTTTCGCCGCGGCGCCGCCGGGGGATCTGCGCCTCGCTATCCGGCCGGAAAAGATCCGCCTTGGGCCCGACGCCGCCGGCGAGGTGCGGATCGAGGCGCGGCTCGGCGATGTGGCGTTTCAGGGCGACAGCTCGAATGTCGAATTGTTGCTGCCTTCGGGGCGCGCGCTGCTCGCCGCGGCGCACGGGCGGAGCGCGGAGGAGGTCGGTGCGATGGAGGAGGGCGCGCGCATCGCCCTCGCGTGGGATGCGTCCGACATGCTGGTGCTGACAAAGGTCTGA
- a CDS encoding universal stress protein — protein sequence MFSKIVVAYDGSDHAKRAVRAACDVARRYEAKLWLSHTPEGGATPIAVDPFIGAIGAPLPAEEIAAAAKLAIEEAEEIVKAEGCVLEGARTGSISPADDVAALSEEVGADLIVLGRRGRGAFAGLLFGSVTQEVSRTLPIAVLTVL from the coding sequence ATGTTTAGCAAGATCGTTGTCGCCTATGACGGCTCGGACCATGCGAAACGGGCGGTTCGCGCCGCCTGTGACGTCGCACGACGCTATGAGGCGAAGCTCTGGCTCAGCCATACGCCGGAAGGCGGGGCGACGCCGATCGCGGTCGATCCGTTCATCGGCGCGATCGGCGCGCCGTTGCCGGCGGAAGAGATCGCAGCCGCCGCGAAACTCGCGATTGAGGAGGCGGAAGAGATCGTGAAGGCGGAAGGGTGCGTTCTGGAAGGGGCGCGCACCGGCTCCATCTCCCCCGCCGACGATGTCGCCGCGCTGTCCGAGGAGGTCGGCGCCGATCTCATCGTTCTCGGACGGCGCGGGCGCGGCGCCTTCGCGGGGCTGCTCTTCGGCTCGGTGACGCAGGAGGTCTCGCGCACCTTGCCGATCGCGGTGCTGACGGTGCTCTAG
- a CDS encoding alpha/beta hydrolase encodes MIVETRIENWDDAYANGAHIEGAADYPPRWQRLAAAFRADHGARAETDIAYGSAPRQRFDLFRPVGAARGLVVFIHGGYWRAFDKSLWSHLAAGPLARDWAVAMPSYTLAPDAKIAEIAVEIAAAIAAAAGKVEGPVRLTGHSAGGHLAARMICADQPLPAAVSARIARVVSIAGVHDLRPLIRTAINDDLRLDAEEAAAASPALRTPAPGARLLTWVGGNERPEFRRQSALLANIWAGLGAATAAHEMPGKHHFDVIDDLADPESDLVAELLA; translated from the coding sequence ATGATCGTGGAGACGCGGATCGAAAACTGGGACGACGCCTATGCGAACGGCGCGCATATCGAAGGCGCGGCCGATTATCCGCCGCGCTGGCAGCGGCTGGCGGCGGCGTTTCGCGCGGACCACGGCGCCAGGGCGGAGACCGACATCGCCTATGGGAGCGCGCCGCGTCAGCGATTCGATCTCTTCAGGCCCGTCGGCGCGGCGCGCGGGCTCGTGGTGTTCATTCATGGCGGCTATTGGCGCGCCTTCGACAAATCCCTCTGGTCGCATCTCGCCGCCGGCCCGCTCGCGCGCGACTGGGCTGTCGCCATGCCCAGCTACACGCTGGCTCCGGACGCGAAGATCGCGGAAATCGCCGTCGAGATCGCCGCCGCCATCGCCGCCGCCGCCGGGAAGGTCGAAGGCCCGGTGCGCCTGACCGGCCATTCCGCCGGCGGGCATCTCGCGGCGCGGATGATCTGCGCCGACCAGCCGTTGCCCGCGGCGGTGTCGGCGCGGATCGCGCGCGTGGTCTCGATCGCCGGCGTCCACGATCTTCGCCCGCTGATCCGAACCGCGATAAACGACGATCTCCGGCTGGACGCGGAGGAAGCGGCGGCGGCCAGCCCGGCGCTGCGCACACCCGCGCCCGGCGCACGACTCCTGACCTGGGTCGGCGGCAATGAACGACCGGAGTTCCGTCGCCAGTCGGCGCTTCTCGCGAACATATGGGCCGGCCTCGGCGCGGCGACGGCGGCGCATGAAATGCCTGGCAAGCATCATTTCGACGTGATCGACGATCTCGCCGACCCTGAAAGCGATCTCGTCGCCGAGCTTCTCGCCTAG
- a CDS encoding FkbM family methyltransferase — MTRIVSRITDFFSHRSSDASPKEEPSEIALKGRPPPAVAVDNLSALLARPRLAPDWRPLAVSVHDRRYREMRRAHHYFGEVVAEVTGAPPVRMLCHDDDIVAYVYFFFGQDSYEPLSLRLFAGFAEDGGAVLDIGAYTGLFGLVAAATNPAATVTGFEPFSHVAARARLNIALNGLSNLKLEGKAISDRSGSAALTLYGGSSATTGASLAKKARSDIGVLEVEVTQVDDVASDLPAPVRLMKIDTEGDEPAAMKGAAETLASAGPVVLSEVLSDDAVRAQCAQMFAHGYRAWFISERARRLIPVDENFSLDGRGYGNLIFLRGAEDAARAEALTAEFRELDFVAPAAGR; from the coding sequence ATGACACGCATAGTTTCGCGCATTACGGATTTCTTTTCGCATCGTTCTTCGGATGCGTCGCCGAAGGAGGAGCCAAGTGAGATCGCGCTGAAAGGGCGCCCGCCGCCGGCGGTCGCCGTCGACAATCTGTCAGCGCTTCTGGCGCGGCCCCGGCTCGCGCCCGACTGGCGGCCGCTTGCGGTCTCGGTCCATGATCGGCGCTATCGCGAAATGCGCCGCGCGCACCACTACTTCGGCGAGGTGGTGGCGGAGGTGACCGGCGCGCCGCCGGTGCGGATGCTCTGTCACGACGACGATATCGTCGCGTATGTCTATTTCTTCTTCGGACAGGATTCCTATGAGCCGCTCAGCCTTCGGCTCTTCGCCGGCTTCGCCGAGGATGGCGGCGCCGTGCTGGATATCGGGGCCTATACCGGCCTTTTCGGGCTCGTCGCGGCGGCGACCAACCCGGCCGCGACGGTGACCGGGTTCGAGCCCTTTTCGCATGTCGCCGCCCGCGCCCGGCTGAACATCGCACTGAACGGCCTCTCCAACCTGAAGCTGGAGGGAAAGGCGATCTCGGACCGGAGCGGGAGCGCTGCACTGACGCTTTATGGCGGCTCTTCCGCCACGACCGGGGCGTCGCTGGCGAAGAAGGCCCGTTCGGATATCGGCGTGCTTGAGGTGGAGGTCACGCAGGTCGACGATGTCGCGTCGGACCTCCCGGCGCCGGTTCGGCTGATGAAGATCGACACCGAGGGCGACGAGCCGGCGGCGATGAAGGGCGCGGCGGAGACGCTGGCGAGTGCGGGGCCGGTGGTTCTTTCCGAAGTGTTGAGCGACGACGCCGTCCGGGCGCAATGCGCGCAGATGTTCGCGCATGGCTACCGGGCGTGGTTCATCAGCGAGCGCGCGCGACGTCTGATTCCGGTCGATGAGAATTTCTCGCTCGATGGTCGGGGCTACGGCAACCTGATCTTCCTGCGCGGGGCGGAGGACGCGGCGCGCGCGGAGGCGCTGACGGCGGAGTTTCGCGAACTCGATTTTGTCGCACCCGCCGCCGGCCGTTGA
- the trpE gene encoding anthranilate synthase component I, which produces MEIRPGFDDFAATHARGENQVLWTQLAADLDTPVSLMLKLTGAAENSFLLESVTGGEVKGRYSAMGMKPDVIWRCIGDKAAINRAARYDPDAFEPESLPPLDSLRAFQAESRIDLPTELPPIAAGLFGFFGYDMVRLAERLPAANPDPLGLPDSLMMRPTVVAVMDAVKDVVTLIAPVWTKDGLPPRAAYAQAAERLSDAVAALDRQIPAERDLGEDGEVGAPVSNTPIEDYLAMVAKGKDYIEAGDIFQVVLSQRWRMDFPLPPFSFYRALRRTNPSPYMFFFNFGGFQLAGASPEVLVKVRGGVVTIRPIAGTRPRGATEAEDRALEAELMADPKELAEHLMLLDLGRNDVGRVAKIGTVAPTSEFNVERYSHVMHIVSNVEGELSPEHDALSALLAGLPAGTVSGAPKIRAMEIIDELELEKRGPYAGGVGHISCADEMDMCIALRTAVIKDGALYVQAGGGVVWDSDPEMERQETIHKARAVMRAAEEAARFARSGNR; this is translated from the coding sequence ATGGAGATCCGACCCGGATTCGACGACTTCGCCGCCACCCATGCGCGCGGCGAGAATCAGGTTCTATGGACCCAGCTCGCCGCCGATCTCGACACGCCCGTCTCGCTGATGCTGAAGCTGACCGGCGCAGCGGAGAACTCCTTCCTTCTCGAAAGCGTCACCGGCGGCGAGGTGAAGGGCCGTTATTCCGCGATGGGAATGAAGCCCGACGTGATCTGGCGTTGCATCGGCGACAAGGCCGCGATCAACCGCGCCGCCCGCTACGATCCGGATGCGTTCGAGCCTGAGTCCCTGCCGCCCCTCGACAGCCTTCGCGCCTTTCAGGCCGAGAGCCGGATCGACCTGCCGACGGAACTGCCCCCCATCGCCGCCGGGCTTTTCGGCTTTTTCGGCTACGACATGGTCCGCCTGGCGGAGCGGTTGCCCGCGGCGAACCCGGACCCGCTCGGCCTGCCCGACAGCCTGATGATGCGCCCGACCGTGGTCGCGGTGATGGACGCGGTGAAGGACGTGGTGACGCTGATCGCGCCGGTCTGGACAAAGGACGGTCTGCCACCCCGCGCCGCCTACGCGCAGGCCGCCGAGCGGCTTTCAGACGCCGTCGCCGCGCTCGATCGGCAGATCCCGGCGGAGCGCGATCTCGGCGAGGATGGCGAGGTCGGCGCGCCGGTCTCCAACACGCCGATCGAAGACTATCTGGCGATGGTCGCGAAAGGAAAAGACTATATCGAGGCTGGCGACATCTTTCAGGTCGTCCTCTCGCAGCGCTGGCGGATGGACTTTCCGTTGCCGCCCTTCTCCTTCTACCGGGCGCTGCGGCGGACCAACCCTTCACCTTACATGTTCTTTTTCAATTTCGGCGGCTTCCAGCTCGCCGGCGCCTCGCCCGAGGTGCTGGTGAAGGTGCGGGGCGGCGTCGTCACCATTCGTCCGATCGCCGGAACTAGGCCGCGCGGCGCGACCGAAGCCGAGGACCGCGCCCTCGAAGCCGAGCTGATGGCCGATCCGAAGGAGTTGGCCGAACACCTGATGCTGCTCGACCTCGGGCGCAACGATGTCGGCCGCGTCGCGAAGATCGGCACGGTCGCGCCGACCTCCGAATTCAATGTCGAGCGCTATTCCCACGTCATGCACATCGTCTCGAACGTTGAGGGGGAGCTTTCGCCTGAGCATGACGCTCTCTCCGCCCTTCTCGCAGGCCTTCCCGCAGGCACGGTCTCGGGGGCGCCGAAGATCCGGGCGATGGAGATCATCGACGAGCTGGAGCTGGAGAAGCGCGGCCCCTATGCGGGCGGCGTCGGGCATATCTCCTGCGCCGACGAGATGGACATGTGCATCGCGCTTCGCACCGCCGTCATCAAGGACGGCGCGCTCTACGTTCAGGCCGGCGGCGGCGTGGTCTGGGATTCCGACCCGGAGATGGAGCGTCAGGAAACCATCCACAAGGCCCGCGCGGTGATGCGCGCCGCCGAGGAGGCCGCGCGCTTCGCGAGAAGCGGCAACCGCTGA
- a CDS encoding peptidylprolyl isomerase: MLNLLRRGIKTWVAKVLFGLLVVSFAIWGIGDVFNFGIGSSVATVGEQKIPAERYANALNREVRAASQRFGQPLDAETTRALGLPQQVLGRLAQEATFDEAMNELGVSAPDSAVSEVITSDPSFKGANGAFDQEAYRYALAQNGFTVESYEDIARRTIARRQLILALTSGVTAPEGAVETIYAFQTETRRFDLITLDASFAGEIGAPDEETLQTYHAEHADEFTTPERRDAIYLNLSLEALGEGFEPDEDALRDAYARHAGDYEQPERRTLHQIIYDTKADADAAVARVASGETTFDELLAKRGESRADTALGAVTEDELAPATGEAAFALESPGIAGPVDTGFGFALIDVSEITPAAKTTFEEARPDLVAELRYEHALDRAPEVAGEVEDRRAGGATLAEIATEMNLPLGHATGVAANGDGAFGFAASPEFLTELFAAAEGEERDMVETEAGSYFVLQIEAITPAALRPLDEIRDDVVASWRRVETGEALKARAEAIVDRIDAGETIEAIATELGVELTNEGPNTRAAGWSATPAALVEELFALPLGGAAFASMGDTVVIGAVAEIAAGEDNAQNGAMRDSLKQQMDQMATADALGLYLTAKQREIGVSVNQQVIDSMVTQISGH, from the coding sequence ATGCTGAATCTTCTGCGCCGCGGCATTAAGACCTGGGTTGCGAAAGTGCTGTTCGGGCTTCTTGTCGTCAGCTTCGCGATCTGGGGTATCGGCGATGTGTTCAATTTCGGCATCGGCTCCTCCGTCGCCACCGTGGGCGAGCAGAAAATCCCGGCCGAGCGCTACGCGAACGCCCTGAACCGTGAAGTCCGCGCCGCTTCCCAGCGTTTCGGGCAGCCGCTCGACGCGGAAACGACCCGCGCGCTCGGCCTGCCGCAACAGGTTCTCGGCAGGCTGGCGCAGGAAGCGACGTTCGATGAGGCGATGAACGAGCTTGGCGTCTCCGCGCCCGACAGCGCGGTGAGCGAGGTGATCACCTCCGACCCCAGCTTCAAGGGCGCGAACGGCGCCTTCGATCAGGAGGCGTACCGCTACGCGCTCGCCCAGAACGGCTTCACGGTCGAGAGCTATGAAGACATCGCGCGCCGCACCATCGCCCGGCGCCAGCTTATTCTCGCGCTCACCAGCGGCGTCACCGCGCCGGAGGGCGCCGTCGAGACGATCTACGCGTTCCAGACCGAAACGCGGCGTTTCGACCTGATCACGCTCGACGCAAGTTTCGCCGGTGAGATCGGCGCGCCCGATGAGGAGACGCTCCAGACCTATCACGCCGAGCACGCGGATGAGTTCACCACGCCCGAACGGCGGGACGCGATCTATCTCAATCTCTCGCTCGAAGCGCTCGGCGAAGGGTTCGAGCCGGATGAGGATGCGCTCCGCGACGCCTATGCGCGCCACGCCGGCGATTATGAACAGCCGGAGCGGCGCACGCTGCACCAGATCATCTACGACACGAAGGCGGACGCCGACGCCGCCGTGGCGCGCGTCGCTTCCGGCGAGACGACCTTCGACGAGTTGCTCGCGAAGCGGGGCGAGAGCCGCGCCGACACCGCGCTCGGCGCAGTCACTGAGGATGAACTCGCCCCGGCGACCGGGGAAGCCGCTTTCGCACTCGAATCGCCCGGAATCGCCGGGCCGGTCGACACCGGGTTCGGCTTCGCGCTGATCGATGTCTCGGAGATCACGCCGGCGGCCAAAACCACCTTCGAGGAAGCCAGACCCGACCTTGTGGCCGAATTGCGTTATGAGCACGCGCTCGACCGCGCGCCGGAAGTGGCCGGAGAGGTCGAGGATCGCCGCGCCGGCGGCGCCACGCTGGCGGAAATCGCGACGGAGATGAATCTGCCGCTCGGCCACGCAACCGGCGTCGCCGCGAACGGCGACGGCGCGTTCGGGTTCGCCGCATCGCCGGAGTTCCTGACCGAACTCTTCGCCGCCGCCGAAGGAGAGGAGCGCGACATGGTTGAGACCGAGGCAGGCTCCTATTTCGTGCTTCAGATCGAGGCGATCACGCCGGCGGCGCTGCGCCCGCTCGACGAAATCCGCGACGATGTCGTGGCGAGTTGGCGGCGGGTGGAGACAGGCGAGGCGCTGAAAGCCCGCGCCGAGGCGATCGTCGACCGCATCGATGCAGGCGAAACGATTGAAGCGATCGCGACCGAACTTGGCGTAGAGTTGACGAATGAGGGCCCGAACACGCGGGCGGCCGGTTGGAGCGCGACACCCGCCGCGCTCGTCGAAGAGCTGTTCGCTCTGCCGCTCGGCGGCGCGGCGTTCGCGTCGATGGGCGATACCGTCGTCATCGGCGCCGTCGCCGAAATCGCCGCGGGCGAGGACAACGCCCAGAACGGCGCGATGCGCGATTCATTGAAGCAACAGATGGACCAGATGGCCACAGCGGACGCGCTCGGCCTCTATCTCACCGCGAAACAGAGGGAGATCGGCGTCTCGGTCAACCAGCAGGTCATCGATTCGATGGTCACCCAGATCTCGGGCCACTGA
- a CDS encoding aminotransferase, translated as MPAAPFNPALAGAAASPIMTAQGWLRGRTFPDDRPLINLSQAAPLGPPPLALREAMARAALSEGAAHLYGPVPGDDALRAEIASRWSALYAAPVDAAEVAVTSGCNEGFAAAILSLAGAGDEVILPNPWYFNHKMWLDMIGAKAVPLSVGEDCLPDPAAARALITPRTRAIALVTPNNPTGAEYPPALLDAFFDLAAEAGLALVVDETYRDYLGPEGPPHRLFQHHGWRDTLIQLYSFSKAYRLTGHRVGALVAGPARQGQIEKFLDTVTICPSRIGQIAALEGLRTQSAFVAAQAAEFLARRQVLEAEFAHGVGAWRLLGAGAYFAWVAHPFEMAAEDVAKELVTRQSLLALPGTMFAPPGDAAAGRTLRLAFANVDRDGIRETARRLRMFAP; from the coding sequence ATGCCCGCCGCGCCGTTCAACCCCGCCCTCGCCGGCGCCGCCGCCTCGCCGATCATGACGGCGCAGGGGTGGTTGCGCGGCCGCACCTTTCCCGACGACCGTCCGCTGATCAACCTCTCGCAGGCGGCGCCGCTCGGCCCGCCGCCGCTCGCGCTCCGCGAAGCCATGGCGCGGGCCGCGCTTTCCGAGGGCGCGGCGCATCTTTACGGGCCGGTTCCGGGGGACGACGCGCTCCGCGCCGAAATCGCGAGCCGCTGGTCTGCGCTCTACGCCGCTCCGGTCGACGCCGCCGAAGTCGCGGTCACCTCGGGCTGCAACGAAGGTTTCGCCGCCGCGATCCTTTCGCTCGCAGGCGCGGGCGACGAAGTGATCCTGCCAAACCCGTGGTATTTCAATCACAAGATGTGGCTCGACATGATCGGCGCGAAAGCCGTTCCGCTGTCGGTCGGCGAGGACTGCCTGCCGGACCCGGCGGCGGCCCGAGCGCTGATCACGCCCCGGACCCGCGCCATCGCTCTCGTCACCCCGAACAACCCGACCGGGGCGGAATATCCGCCGGCATTGCTCGATGCGTTCTTTGACCTCGCGGCCGAGGCCGGGCTCGCGCTCGTGGTCGATGAAACCTATCGCGATTATCTCGGCCCGGAGGGCCCGCCGCACCGGCTTTTCCAGCACCACGGCTGGCGCGACACGCTGATCCAGCTCTACAGCTTTTCGAAAGCCTACCGACTGACGGGCCACCGCGTCGGGGCGCTCGTCGCCGGCCCGGCGCGCCAGGGGCAGATCGAGAAGTTCCTCGACACGGTGACGATCTGCCCGAGTCGGATCGGCCAGATCGCCGCGCTCGAAGGGCTCCGCACCCAGTCGGCGTTCGTCGCCGCGCAAGCCGCCGAGTTCCTCGCCCGCCGCCAGGTGCTGGAGGCGGAGTTCGCACACGGCGTCGGCGCCTGGCGGCTTCTCGGCGCCGGGGCCTATTTCGCCTGGGTCGCGCATCCTTTCGAGATGGCGGCGGAGGATGTCGCAAAAGAACTGGTTACGCGGCAATCGCTGCTCGCGCTGCCAGGAACGATGTTCGCGCCGCCCGGAGACGCGGCGGCGGGCCGCACGCTGCGCCTCGCCTTCGCCAATGTCGACCGGGACGGCATCCGCGAGACAGCGCGGCGGCTGCGTATGTTCGCGCCCTGA